One Rhizobiales bacterium GAS188 DNA window includes the following coding sequences:
- a CDS encoding adenylate cyclase yields MAHKHRLVSWAIILIFSVAAGVFFTTVVMPERPMMGMVYGTFTGVPVLTFLRGMFLPALQQRLARLPFPIYAPVSIATYVVIIIVSSELAGAMLWAVGMRPGGSFLSSIEVPLSEIIYALAVLAIITFVLRVKDLIGTDVFLSLLRGRYHKPVTEERIFLFIDVAGSTQFAERFGDLRAQEYLGQFFAALAEPVRRYQGAIDDYVGDLAIVTWPLRRGVDEARCVRCVFAFLGKIARETPFWQAKFGVVPRFRAALHGGQVVAGEIGVDRRKIAYFGDTVNATARLETLCRELDAPILISAELLSRIPALPQEVRATHLGTHDVRGRDHPIAVAALALAAEPKIASTRMAA; encoded by the coding sequence ATGGCGCACAAGCACCGGCTCGTCAGTTGGGCCATCATCCTCATCTTCAGCGTTGCGGCCGGCGTCTTCTTCACCACCGTCGTCATGCCCGAACGGCCCATGATGGGCATGGTCTACGGGACCTTCACGGGGGTGCCGGTGTTGACCTTTCTGCGCGGCATGTTCCTGCCCGCGCTGCAGCAGCGCCTTGCTCGCCTGCCCTTCCCGATCTACGCGCCGGTCTCGATCGCCACCTATGTCGTCATCATCATCGTGAGCAGCGAGCTTGCCGGCGCCATGCTCTGGGCCGTCGGCATGCGGCCGGGCGGAAGCTTCCTCTCCTCCATCGAAGTGCCCCTCAGCGAGATCATCTATGCGCTCGCGGTGTTGGCGATCATTACTTTCGTGCTGCGGGTCAAGGACCTGATCGGAACCGACGTGTTCCTCAGCCTGCTGCGCGGCCGCTACCACAAGCCGGTAACCGAGGAGCGCATCTTCCTGTTCATCGATGTGGCCGGCTCGACCCAATTCGCGGAGCGCTTCGGCGATCTGCGCGCTCAGGAATATCTCGGCCAGTTCTTCGCGGCGCTGGCCGAGCCGGTGCGCAGATATCAAGGCGCCATCGACGATTATGTGGGCGATCTCGCCATCGTCACCTGGCCCTTGCGGCGCGGCGTCGATGAGGCGCGCTGCGTGCGCTGTGTCTTCGCCTTCTTAGGCAAGATCGCCAGGGAAACCCCTTTCTGGCAAGCGAAATTCGGGGTGGTGCCACGCTTCCGGGCGGCCCTGCATGGCGGCCAGGTGGTCGCCGGCGAAATCGGCGTCGACCGCCGCAAGATCGCTTATTTCGGCGATACCGTGAACGCGACGGCCCGCCTCGAGACCCTGTGCCGGGAGCTCGACGCACCGATCCTGATCTCCGCCGAGCTGTTGTCGCGCATTCCGGCTTTGCCGCAGGAGGTGCGCGCCACCCATCTCGGCACGCATGATGTGCGCGGCCGCGACCATCCGATCGCGGTTGCCGCGCTGGCGCTTGCGGCTGAGCCGAAGATCGCCTCGACCCGCATGGCGGCTTAA
- a CDS encoding ATP-dependent Clp protease adaptor protein ClpS, whose product MHSTIHSALEAARPVRVVRAASRSNGEGNGGSGTAVVTKTKPRVKRPNMYRVLLLNDDYTPMEFVVHVLIRFFNKNQEDATRIMLHVHQNGVGECGIYTYEIAETKVTQVMDFARKHQHPLQCVMEKK is encoded by the coding sequence ATGCATTCGACCATTCACTCAGCGCTCGAAGCTGCACGGCCGGTAAGGGTCGTGCGGGCGGCGTCGCGGAGCAATGGGGAAGGAAATGGCGGCTCGGGAACGGCCGTCGTCACCAAGACGAAGCCGCGCGTCAAGCGGCCGAACATGTACCGGGTGCTGCTGCTCAACGACGACTACACGCCGATGGAATTCGTCGTGCACGTGCTGATCCGCTTCTTCAACAAGAACCAGGAAGATGCGACGCGCATCATGTTGCACGTCCACCAGAACGGAGTCGGGGAATGCGGTATCTACACCTATGAGATCGCCGAGACCAAGGTGACGCAAGTGATGGATTTCGCCCGCAAGCACCAGCACCCTCTGCAATGCGTCATGGAAAAGAAGTAG
- a CDS encoding protein translocase subunit secG — protein sequence MQNVLIIIHLIIVLALVAVVLLQRSEGGGLGLGGGSSGVSGFLTGRGQANALTRATTILAAGFFLTSILLTMLQTYGHKPTSILNTTPAGVTMPAPGQPDAAAGGTTVLDQVKEIEEGGGTARPGQPAPANGPQVPLPK from the coding sequence ATGCAAAATGTGCTGATCATCATCCATCTCATCATCGTTCTGGCGCTCGTCGCCGTCGTCTTGCTGCAGCGCTCGGAGGGGGGCGGATTGGGCCTTGGTGGCGGATCGAGCGGCGTCTCGGGCTTTCTCACCGGTCGCGGCCAGGCCAATGCGCTGACGCGCGCCACCACCATCCTGGCGGCGGGCTTCTTCCTCACCAGCATCCTGCTGACCATGCTGCAGACCTATGGGCACAAGCCGACCTCGATCCTCAACACCACGCCGGCCGGCGTGACGATGCCCGCGCCCGGCCAGCCGGACGCGGCCGCCGGCGGAACGACCGTGCTCGATCAGGTCAAGGAGATCGAGGAAGGCGGCGGCACCGCGCGGCCCGGCCAGCCGGCGCCCGCGAACGGGCCGCAAGTGCCGCTGCCGAAATAA
- a CDS encoding DnaJ domain-containing protein, producing the protein MTFLLLGLIVCLVIWSAGRGIISIPPGSLLRLARKSGVIACFGIALLFALRGHVEISALALGVAWWLNSSGALPKLRFGGRKFGGFAGFGGSAAGAVSTLRTAMIEMRIDHATGGMRGSVLAGAFVGRELELMTQSELSALMAECAKLDTEGAGLLQAYLDRRFAGRREDAYADADPGPARRRPGAMTAEEAYEVLGLAPGAPDEAVRRAYRDLMKKLHPDQGGSTYLAARVNQARDVLLNRHR; encoded by the coding sequence ATGACCTTCCTGCTGCTCGGCCTGATCGTCTGTCTCGTCATCTGGAGCGCCGGGCGCGGCATCATCTCGATCCCGCCCGGGTCGCTGCTTCGCCTTGCCCGCAAATCGGGCGTCATCGCCTGTTTCGGCATCGCACTCCTGTTCGCGCTGCGCGGCCATGTCGAGATCTCGGCGCTGGCGCTCGGCGTCGCCTGGTGGCTCAATAGCTCCGGCGCTCTCCCGAAATTGCGCTTCGGAGGCCGGAAATTCGGCGGCTTCGCGGGCTTTGGAGGTTCGGCCGCGGGCGCCGTATCGACCTTGCGGACGGCCATGATCGAGATGCGCATCGACCATGCGACAGGCGGCATGCGCGGCTCGGTGCTGGCCGGTGCCTTCGTGGGGCGCGAGCTCGAGCTGATGACGCAGAGCGAGCTCTCGGCGCTGATGGCGGAATGCGCCAAGCTCGATACGGAAGGAGCAGGGCTGCTACAGGCTTATCTTGACCGCCGCTTCGCCGGACGGCGTGAAGACGCATATGCTGATGCGGACCCTGGCCCCGCCCGGCGCCGCCCTGGCGCGATGACGGCGGAGGAAGCCTATGAGGTTCTCGGCCTTGCGCCGGGCGCCCCCGACGAGGCGGTCCGCCGAGCTTACCGAGACCTCATGAAGAAACTGCACCCCGACCAGGGCGGGTCGACCTATCTCGCGGCCCGCGTCAACCAGGCCCGTGACGTTCTGTTGAACCGACATCGCTGA
- a CDS encoding rhamnose ABC transporter ATP-binding protein: MFQPEPTSPALALSHVSKGFPGVRALRDVSFALHKGQVTALIGENGAGKSTLVKILTGIYAPDEGEVLVGGVRRSFATPRAAWAAGIAAIHQETVMFDELSVAENIFMGHMPGGALIDWGTMRKRATALLARIEADFEADTPVKQLSVAQKHMVEITRALSHDASVIIMDEPTAALSSHEIDELFRIVEQLKAEGRAIVFISHKFDEIFGVSDNWVCLRDGEKVGEGRTQDVGEADLVRLMVGRPIDQVFPKREIPIGDVVMRVEGLSNATEFEDVSFSLRRGEILGFYGLVGAGRSEAMQSLFGMSRPSRGHVAMEGERLQVAAPADAIAAGIAYVPEDRQLQGAILGLGIRENTTLASLGTHLRNLLLSRRSELGATRALGERLSIKAAHWEQLLAELSGGNQQKVVIAKWLATKPKVVILDEPTKGIDIGSKAAVHDFIGELAEEGLAVILVSSELPEVLGIADRVLVMHEGRIVAEFDRGAPSWSPERMVAAATGAPVAASAR, from the coding sequence GTGTTCCAGCCTGAGCCGACCTCGCCTGCGCTTGCGCTCTCGCATGTCTCCAAGGGCTTTCCGGGAGTGCGGGCGCTGCGGGATGTGTCGTTCGCGCTTCACAAGGGGCAGGTCACGGCGCTGATCGGCGAGAACGGCGCCGGCAAATCGACCTTGGTCAAGATCCTGACCGGCATCTACGCTCCCGACGAGGGAGAAGTGCTGGTCGGGGGCGTCCGCCGCAGCTTCGCCACGCCGCGCGCCGCCTGGGCCGCCGGCATCGCGGCGATCCACCAGGAAACGGTGATGTTCGACGAGCTGAGCGTCGCCGAGAACATCTTCATGGGCCACATGCCCGGCGGCGCCCTGATCGATTGGGGGACGATGCGCAAGCGCGCAACCGCGCTTCTCGCGCGCATCGAGGCCGATTTCGAGGCCGATACGCCCGTGAAGCAATTATCGGTCGCGCAAAAGCACATGGTCGAGATCACGCGCGCGCTGAGCCATGACGCCTCCGTGATCATAATGGACGAGCCGACGGCGGCACTCTCGAGCCACGAGATCGACGAGCTCTTCCGCATTGTCGAGCAGCTCAAGGCGGAGGGACGCGCCATCGTCTTCATCTCCCACAAATTCGATGAGATTTTCGGCGTGTCGGACAATTGGGTCTGCCTGCGCGACGGCGAGAAGGTGGGAGAAGGGCGCACCCAGGATGTCGGCGAAGCAGATCTCGTGCGCCTCATGGTGGGAAGGCCGATCGACCAGGTCTTCCCCAAGCGCGAGATCCCGATCGGCGATGTCGTCATGCGGGTCGAGGGCTTAAGCAACGCCACGGAATTCGAGGATGTCTCCTTCAGCTTGCGGCGCGGCGAGATCCTGGGCTTTTACGGCCTCGTTGGAGCCGGACGCTCGGAGGCCATGCAGAGCCTGTTCGGGATGAGCCGGCCGAGCCGCGGCCATGTGGCGATGGAGGGCGAGCGGCTGCAGGTCGCGGCACCCGCCGACGCTATCGCTGCCGGCATCGCCTATGTGCCGGAGGACCGCCAGCTGCAGGGCGCGATCCTGGGGCTCGGCATCCGGGAGAACACGACGCTCGCCTCGCTCGGCACGCATTTGCGCAACCTCCTGCTGTCGCGGCGCTCCGAGCTCGGCGCGACGCGTGCGCTCGGCGAGCGGCTCTCCATCAAGGCCGCGCATTGGGAGCAATTGCTGGCCGAGCTTTCCGGCGGCAATCAACAGAAGGTCGTCATCGCCAAATGGCTGGCGACCAAGCCAAAGGTCGTGATCCTCGATGAGCCAACCAAAGGCATCGATATCGGCTCGAAGGCGGCCGTGCATGATTTCATCGGCGAGCTCGCCGAAGAGGGGCTGGCCGTCATCCTGGTCTCATCGGAACTGCCCGAGGTGTTGGGCATCGCCGACCGGGTGCTGGTGATGCATGAGGGGCGGATCGTCGCCGAGTTCGACCGGGGCGCGCCCTCATGGAGCCCCGAGCGGATGGTCGCCGCCGCGACCGGCGCGCCGGTCGCGGCTTCTGCCCGATGA
- a CDS encoding monosaccharide ABC transporter membrane protein, CUT2 family yields MTVQPHPGIEPDAAPAEPGARYQVADRAPRGVADLVLRWETILLVLLAAVIVGNTLVSPYFLDLYNLADATYNFSEKAIIALAMALLILIREIDLSVAATLALAALCIGFAAANGYGAPVLIVTGLAVGLICGAFNGLLVTRTRVPSIVVTIGTMSLFRGIAQVSLGDQAYTSFPPDYLNLGQSYFIAMPPTPLSFLIFLVLAIGYGIVLHGTATGRRLFAIGANPLAARFTGIRVDRIRFALFTLAGLMAGLAAVLLTARIGVVRPNIALGWELDIVTMVVLGGVAISGGVGTVFGVVLAVFVLGLATFGLSLTNVPGIVINVLLGLLLIVSIAAPIAIRGFVNRARAARPERAP; encoded by the coding sequence ATGACCGTGCAGCCGCATCCCGGCATCGAGCCCGACGCCGCCCCGGCGGAGCCGGGCGCGCGCTACCAGGTCGCCGACCGGGCGCCGCGCGGCGTCGCCGATCTGGTGCTGCGCTGGGAAACCATCCTGCTCGTCCTCCTGGCGGCCGTGATCGTCGGCAATACGCTCGTCTCGCCCTATTTCCTCGATCTCTACAATCTCGCCGACGCGACGTATAATTTTTCCGAGAAGGCGATCATCGCGCTCGCCATGGCGCTCTTGATCCTCATCCGGGAGATCGACCTCTCGGTCGCAGCCACCCTGGCGCTCGCCGCGCTCTGCATCGGCTTCGCCGCCGCGAATGGCTACGGGGCGCCCGTGCTGATCGTCACGGGCCTCGCGGTCGGGCTCATCTGCGGCGCCTTCAACGGGCTCCTGGTGACGCGGACCCGCGTGCCCTCCATCGTGGTCACCATCGGGACCATGTCGCTGTTTCGCGGCATCGCCCAGGTCTCGCTCGGCGATCAGGCCTATACGAGCTTCCCGCCCGATTATCTCAATCTCGGCCAATCCTATTTCATCGCCATGCCGCCGACGCCGCTATCGTTCCTGATCTTCCTTGTGCTCGCGATCGGCTACGGCATCGTGTTGCACGGCACAGCGACCGGGCGGCGTCTGTTCGCCATCGGCGCCAATCCGCTCGCGGCTCGCTTCACCGGCATCAGGGTCGATCGCATCCGCTTCGCCCTGTTCACCCTGGCCGGCCTGATGGCCGGGCTCGCCGCGGTGCTGCTGACCGCGAGGATCGGCGTGGTGCGGCCCAATATCGCACTCGGCTGGGAGCTCGACATCGTTACCATGGTGGTGCTGGGCGGCGTCGCGATCTCGGGCGGCGTCGGGACGGTGTTTGGCGTCGTGCTCGCCGTCTTTGTACTGGGGCTCGCCACTTTCGGCCTCTCGCTGACGAACGTGCCCGGCATCGTGATCAACGTCCTGCTCGGCCTCCTGCTCATCGTTTCGATCGCGGCGCCGATCGCCATTCGCGGTTTTGTGAACCGGGCCCGAGCGGCGCGGCCGGAACGCGCCCCATAG
- a CDS encoding histidine triad (HIT) family protein: MSASSNYDPSNYDQSNIFAKILRGEVPSHKVHEDEHSFAFMDIMPRTPGHTLVIPKVAARNILDVPQDALSHTILTVQRVARAAKLAFQADGITLTQFSEAAGGQVVFHLHFHVLPRYDRVALQAPHTNMEANETLAANAAKLRAALAELSA; encoded by the coding sequence ATGAGCGCCTCAAGCAACTACGATCCAAGCAACTACGATCAAAGCAACATCTTCGCCAAGATCCTGCGGGGCGAAGTGCCGTCCCACAAGGTGCATGAGGACGAGCACAGCTTCGCCTTCATGGACATCATGCCGCGCACTCCAGGTCACACCTTGGTGATCCCGAAGGTCGCCGCGCGCAACATACTCGACGTCCCCCAGGATGCGCTCTCCCACACCATCTTGACGGTGCAACGCGTCGCCCGGGCCGCCAAGCTCGCCTTCCAGGCGGATGGGATCACTCTGACGCAATTCTCGGAGGCCGCCGGCGGCCAGGTGGTGTTCCACCTGCATTTCCACGTCCTGCCCCGTTATGACCGCGTGGCCCTGCAGGCGCCGCACACCAATATGGAGGCGAATGAGACGCTCGCCGCCAATGCGGCGAAGCTGCGCGCCGCGCTTGCGGAGCTCAGCGCCTGA
- a CDS encoding D-alanyl-D-alanine carboxypeptidase: MLLFGVARRRRFALGVAASLVLALCVSAVVSGPAEARRHHRFHRVAHGGGYRPPFSAIVVDAKAGKVLYAVDAKASRHPASITKVMTLYLLFEQLERGTLTMDSELRVSQHAASMAPTKLGLDPGDTIAVSDAIKAIVTQSANDMAVAVAEQIGGSEESFAEMMTRKARSLGMNDTTFVNASGLPDDDQITTAYDLAILARAIQERFPRYYPLFATRSFYYSGRAMRNHNHLLDRVEGMDGIKTGYTRSSGFNLMTNVRRDGRQIVAVVLGGSSAAGRDRIMANLIEDHLREAALGDHMAPVLADASPRAKPAVVAEASAPARPPARPLTLGSAGEGDDQRLPGNVQAYASTTTPSAPRWSVASKLIEAAAERQEQPSGNADAAAPASGKVFTDRLPPRPPGLVAPGLVAEAAPLPPARAEAPKTMLARLDPPKAAPAQEPAKKADSGKADGGKADSGKTVAAHLPDDAPTASIGSRPKVSPRLGWMIQLGATPEETKAAALIERAKTSGTTVLSKAESFTEKVTKDGTVLFRARFAGFDEDAAQTACKVLKKNGFACFATRS; this comes from the coding sequence ATGTTGCTGTTTGGCGTAGCAAGACGCCGTCGATTTGCCTTGGGCGTCGCGGCATCGCTGGTGCTGGCTCTGTGCGTCAGCGCCGTCGTGTCGGGGCCGGCCGAGGCACGTCGCCATCACCGCTTCCATCGCGTGGCCCACGGGGGAGGGTATCGTCCGCCCTTCTCGGCGATCGTCGTCGACGCCAAGGCCGGCAAGGTGCTCTACGCGGTCGACGCCAAGGCCTCGCGCCACCCGGCCTCGATCACCAAGGTGATGACGCTCTACCTTCTCTTCGAGCAGCTGGAGCGCGGCACGCTTACCATGGACTCCGAGCTTCGCGTCTCCCAGCACGCCGCCTCGATGGCGCCGACCAAGCTCGGTCTCGATCCGGGCGACACCATCGCGGTCTCGGACGCCATCAAGGCCATCGTGACCCAGTCGGCGAACGACATGGCGGTCGCGGTCGCCGAGCAGATCGGCGGCAGCGAGGAGAGTTTCGCCGAGATGATGACGCGCAAGGCGCGCTCGCTCGGCATGAACGATACGACTTTCGTCAACGCATCGGGCCTACCCGACGACGATCAGATCACGACGGCCTATGATCTCGCCATCCTGGCGCGCGCCATTCAGGAGCGCTTTCCGCGCTACTATCCGCTGTTCGCGACGCGCAGCTTTTATTATTCCGGGCGCGCCATGCGTAACCACAACCATCTGCTCGACCGTGTCGAGGGCATGGACGGGATCAAGACCGGCTATACGCGCTCTTCCGGCTTCAACCTGATGACCAATGTGCGGCGCGACGGGCGCCAGATCGTCGCCGTCGTGCTCGGCGGCTCCTCGGCGGCCGGGCGCGATCGCATCATGGCCAATCTGATCGAGGACCATCTGCGCGAGGCCGCGCTCGGCGATCACATGGCGCCGGTCCTGGCGGATGCCTCGCCGCGCGCCAAGCCCGCCGTGGTCGCGGAAGCCTCGGCCCCGGCAAGGCCTCCGGCACGGCCGCTGACACTGGGTTCGGCAGGCGAGGGCGACGATCAGCGTCTTCCCGGCAATGTCCAGGCCTATGCTTCGACGACGACGCCCTCGGCACCGCGCTGGAGCGTCGCGAGCAAGCTCATCGAAGCGGCGGCCGAGCGCCAGGAACAGCCCTCCGGCAATGCCGATGCTGCGGCGCCGGCGAGCGGCAAGGTGTTCACCGATCGCCTGCCGCCCCGGCCGCCAGGTCTCGTCGCCCCAGGTCTCGTCGCCGAGGCGGCGCCGCTGCCGCCCGCCCGGGCCGAAGCTCCCAAGACCATGCTCGCCAGGCTGGACCCCCCGAAGGCGGCGCCCGCGCAGGAGCCGGCGAAGAAAGCTGATTCCGGCAAGGCCGACGGCGGCAAGGCTGATTCCGGCAAGACGGTTGCGGCGCATCTGCCCGATGACGCGCCGACCGCTTCCATCGGATCGCGGCCCAAGGTCTCGCCGCGCCTCGGCTGGATGATCCAGCTCGGCGCGACGCCGGAGGAGACCAAGGCGGCAGCGCTCATCGAGCGCGCCAAGACCAGCGGCACCACCGTGCTGTCGAAGGCCGAATCCTTCACCGAGAAGGTGACGAAGGACGGCACCGTCCTGTTCCGTGCCCGCTTCGCCGGCTTCGACGAAGATGCGGCCCAGACCGCCTGCAAGGTTCTCAAGAAGAACGGATTTGCCTGTTTCGCGACGCGGAGCTGA
- a CDS encoding rhamnose ABC transporter membrane protein, with amino-acid sequence MKAFLAYRELVLGCIVAAMVIGISVYAPAFGQRDSLIGVLNDTSFLFMMAVAQMIVILTRGIDLSVAANLALTGMLTAMVAQSHHGLPPAAFAMLAIGIGAGLGLLNGSLIAFLGIPPIVVTLGTLAIFRGMIVVIGGGSQVNAADMGDNFQLLPKLTVLGLSSVFWIAAALSLAAWLFLSMTRPGRGLYAVGGNPIAARYCGIDPGRQQLLAYAISGAVAGLSGYLWVARYGVAYVEIATGYELTVIAACVIGGVSIGGGVGSVAGTLMGALFIGVIVNALPVMQVSPFWQMGISGAVILLAVVINARADLSRGKLILPKARREAARARG; translated from the coding sequence ATGAAGGCATTTCTCGCATATCGCGAGCTGGTGCTCGGCTGCATCGTCGCCGCCATGGTGATCGGCATCAGCGTCTATGCGCCTGCCTTCGGGCAGCGCGACAGCCTCATCGGCGTGCTCAACGACACATCTTTCCTGTTCATGATGGCGGTCGCCCAGATGATCGTCATCCTGACGCGCGGCATCGACCTCTCGGTCGCGGCCAATCTCGCCCTGACCGGGATGCTGACCGCCATGGTGGCCCAATCGCATCACGGCCTGCCGCCCGCCGCCTTCGCCATGCTGGCGATCGGCATCGGCGCGGGATTGGGATTGCTCAATGGCAGCCTGATCGCCTTTCTCGGCATCCCCCCGATCGTCGTGACCTTGGGGACGCTCGCGATCTTTCGCGGCATGATCGTGGTCATCGGCGGCGGGTCGCAAGTCAATGCCGCCGATATGGGCGATAATTTCCAGCTATTGCCCAAGCTCACTGTCCTTGGACTGTCGAGCGTGTTCTGGATCGCTGCCGCTTTGTCCCTCGCGGCTTGGCTGTTCCTGTCCATGACCCGTCCGGGCCGAGGCCTCTACGCGGTCGGCGGCAATCCGATCGCCGCGCGCTATTGCGGCATCGATCCGGGCCGCCAGCAGCTCCTCGCCTATGCGATTTCGGGCGCCGTCGCCGGGCTCAGCGGCTATCTCTGGGTGGCGCGCTACGGCGTCGCTTATGTGGAGATCGCGACAGGGTATGAGCTCACCGTGATCGCCGCCTGCGTCATCGGCGGCGTCTCGATCGGCGGTGGCGTCGGCAGCGTCGCGGGGACGCTGATGGGCGCCCTCTTCATCGGCGTCATCGTCAACGCATTGCCGGTGATGCAGGTCTCGCCATTCTGGCAAATGGGGATCTCGGGCGCGGTCATCCTTTTGGCCGTGGTTATCAATGCGCGCGCCGATCTCAGCCGAGGCAAGCTCATTTTGCCGAAAGCGCGGCGTGAGGCAGCGAGGGCGCGCGGATGA
- a CDS encoding Phasin protein, with translation MFAQYEDFQKFGKQGMDAALKNFGTISKGFQAIAVEVADFSKKQFEANSAAFEKLVGVKTLDKAVEVQADFAKQAFEGFVAHSTKVGQLITNLAKDAAKPVETAVAQATAKASK, from the coding sequence ATGTTTGCGCAGTACGAAGACTTCCAGAAATTCGGCAAGCAGGGCATGGACGCCGCCCTCAAGAATTTCGGCACGATTTCGAAGGGCTTCCAGGCGATTGCCGTCGAGGTCGCCGATTTCTCGAAGAAGCAGTTCGAGGCGAACTCGGCCGCGTTCGAGAAGCTCGTCGGTGTGAAGACGCTCGACAAGGCCGTCGAGGTCCAGGCTGATTTCGCGAAGCAGGCTTTCGAGGGCTTCGTTGCCCATTCGACGAAGGTCGGCCAGCTGATCACCAACCTCGCCAAGGACGCCGCGAAGCCGGTCGAGACCGCCGTCGCCCAGGCGACCGCGAAGGCCAGCAAGTAA
- a CDS encoding UDP-glucuronate 4-epimerase, protein MKIIVTGIAGFIGSHLARRLLSEGHDVVGIDEVNDYYAVSLKRDRLAEIAKSGAFEFVEADIADLPAMRSLFARHRDATHIVHLAAQAGVRYSIERPELYVHANVMGQVAVFEAALQLEHCAHLLYASTSSVYGANRELPFSTEQRVEAPVSLYSATKLAGEHIAYTYGHLHGVAATGFRFFTVYGPWGRPDMSYYKFAVAIAAGEPISIHGFGEMSRDFTYVDDVVAGLVAALPRPPAAGAGGVRHKVYNIGNNRPTPLLDFVDMVERAMGRKAQRLMVPMAPGEMVSTYADITETQRDFGFAPSTPVERGIEEFVRWFKSYHGTN, encoded by the coding sequence ATGAAGATCATCGTCACGGGCATTGCCGGCTTCATCGGCTCGCATCTGGCGCGGCGGCTGTTGAGCGAGGGCCATGACGTCGTCGGCATCGACGAGGTCAACGATTACTATGCGGTGAGCCTCAAGCGCGATCGCCTCGCCGAGATCGCCAAATCAGGGGCATTCGAGTTCGTCGAAGCCGACATCGCCGACCTGCCGGCGATGCGCAGCTTGTTCGCGCGGCATCGCGACGCGACCCATATCGTCCATCTCGCAGCTCAGGCAGGCGTGCGCTACTCGATCGAACGGCCGGAGCTCTATGTGCATGCCAATGTCATGGGCCAGGTCGCGGTGTTCGAGGCCGCCTTGCAGCTCGAGCATTGCGCCCATCTCCTCTACGCCTCGACCTCTTCGGTCTACGGCGCCAATCGCGAGCTGCCCTTCTCGACGGAGCAGCGCGTCGAGGCGCCCGTCTCGCTCTACAGCGCCACCAAGCTCGCGGGCGAGCATATCGCCTACACCTATGGGCATCTGCACGGCGTTGCTGCGACGGGGTTTCGCTTCTTCACGGTCTATGGGCCGTGGGGCCGCCCCGACATGTCCTATTACAAATTCGCCGTGGCCATCGCGGCCGGGGAGCCGATCTCCATCCACGGATTCGGAGAGATGTCGCGCGATTTCACCTATGTGGACGATGTCGTCGCCGGCCTCGTCGCGGCGCTCCCCCGTCCGCCCGCGGCCGGCGCCGGCGGTGTGCGCCACAAGGTCTATAACATCGGCAATAACCGTCCGACCCCGCTTCTCGACTTCGTCGACATGGTCGAACGGGCGATGGGCCGCAAGGCCCAGCGCCTCATGGTGCCGATGGCGCCGGGCGAGATGGTGAGCACCTATGCCGATATCACCGAGACGCAGCGCGATTTCGGCTTTGCGCCCTCGACGCCCGTCGAGCGCGGCATCGAGGAGTTCGTGCGCTGGTTCAAATCCTATCACGGGACGAATTGA